A single region of the Stenotrophomonas sp. Marseille-Q4652 genome encodes:
- a CDS encoding roadblock/LC7 domain-containing protein, translating into MNAIALPHPQRAQDIRQALEGLNASSADIEASALISIDGLLIDSVMPQGMDEDRIGAMSAALLSLGERTARELGRGRLERVLVQGENGYVIMTAAGEEAVLTVLTKAEVKLGLAFLDIKRAAQALSRLV; encoded by the coding sequence ATGAACGCCATCGCCCTCCCTCACCCGCAACGCGCGCAGGACATCCGCCAGGCACTGGAAGGCCTCAACGCCTCCAGTGCCGATATCGAGGCGTCCGCGCTGATCTCCATCGACGGCCTGTTGATCGACTCGGTCATGCCCCAGGGCATGGACGAGGACCGCATCGGCGCGATGTCGGCCGCACTGCTCTCGCTCGGCGAGCGCACCGCCCGCGAGCTCGGCCGCGGCCGCCTCGAGCGCGTGCTGGTGCAGGGCGAGAACGGCTACGTGATCATGACCGCCGCCGGCGAGGAAGCCGTGCTGACGGTGCTGACCAAGGCCGAAGTGAAGCTTGGTCTCGCCTTCCTGGACATCAAGCGTGCCGCCCAGGCACTGAGCCGCCTGGTCTGA
- a CDS encoding endonuclease/exonuclease/phosphatase family protein has product MKRLSLPLLLALLCGACTTTSPSPSQASQDPTPLRIAAYNASLYSEEAGGLIRELEGDSAHARKIAAVLQQVRPDVVLLSEFDYDANHRAADLFQQRYLEVAQPGGGEPLHYAYRYLAPVNTGVPSGLDLDNNGEVGGSGRDRGNDAWGYGLHPGQYGMLVLSRHPIDDARARTFQLLKWSAMPGAMRPQDPATGKPFWNDAVWSQLRLSSKSHWDVPVETPHGTLHVLASHPTPPVFDGPERRNRARNHDELRLWREYLDSTDSQWLCDDRGRCGGLAADARFVILGDLNNDPEDGAGHRQAIHALLQHPRVLQYPVPTSAGALQAGQEYAERGITRSGTLAQATGDFGPPAGTMRLDYVLPSANFRYVDAGVFWPSQQSAEAAIVDGSDHRLVWVDVDTDH; this is encoded by the coding sequence ATGAAACGTCTTTCCCTGCCGCTGTTGCTGGCCCTGCTGTGCGGCGCCTGCACCACCACCTCGCCTTCCCCGTCGCAAGCCAGCCAGGACCCCACGCCGTTGCGGATCGCCGCCTACAACGCCTCGCTGTATTCGGAGGAGGCCGGCGGCCTGATCCGCGAACTGGAAGGCGACAGCGCGCATGCACGCAAGATCGCCGCAGTGCTGCAGCAGGTTCGCCCGGACGTGGTGCTGCTGAGCGAGTTCGATTACGACGCCAACCATCGCGCGGCCGACCTGTTCCAGCAGCGCTATCTGGAAGTCGCCCAGCCCGGCGGTGGCGAGCCGCTGCACTACGCCTACCGCTACCTGGCACCGGTGAACACCGGCGTGCCCAGCGGCCTGGACCTGGACAACAATGGCGAGGTCGGCGGCAGCGGACGTGACCGCGGCAATGACGCCTGGGGTTACGGCCTGCACCCGGGTCAGTACGGGATGCTGGTGCTGTCGCGCCACCCGATCGACGACGCGCGCGCACGCACCTTCCAGCTGTTGAAGTGGAGCGCCATGCCCGGCGCGATGCGGCCGCAGGATCCGGCGACCGGCAAGCCGTTCTGGAACGATGCGGTGTGGTCGCAGCTGCGGCTGTCGTCCAAGTCGCACTGGGACGTACCGGTAGAGACGCCGCACGGCACGCTCCACGTGCTCGCCTCGCACCCGACGCCGCCGGTGTTCGACGGCCCGGAACGCCGCAATCGCGCGCGCAACCACGACGAACTGCGCCTGTGGCGCGAGTACCTGGATTCGACCGACAGCCAGTGGCTGTGCGATGACCGGGGACGTTGTGGAGGACTGGCCGCCGATGCACGGTTCGTGATCCTGGGCGACCTCAACAACGATCCGGAGGATGGCGCAGGCCATCGCCAGGCCATCCATGCCCTGCTGCAGCATCCGCGCGTGCTGCAGTACCCGGTGCCGACCAGCGCCGGCGCATTGCAGGCGGGACAGGAATATGCCGAACGCGGCATCACCCGGAGCGGCACGCTGGCGCAGGCCACCGGTGACTTCGGCCCGCCGGCCGGCACCATGCGGCTGGACTACGTGCTGCCGTCGGCCAACTTCAGGTACGTGGATGCAGGCGTTTTCTGGCCATCGCAGCAAAGTGCCGAAGCGGCAATCGTCGACGGCAGTGATCACCGCCTGGTCTGGGTGGACGTCGACACGGACCACTGA
- a CDS encoding arginyltransferase: MAIHADPRDDLRLFQTGTHPCGYWPDRQARDLVLDPQDPRLGVVYPMALGWGFRRSGDLVYRPHCPSCSACVPVRIPVARFIPDRSQRRCLARNADIECRIVPAQRTDEQFALYQRYLSQRHAGGGMDQHGPHEFDQFLVGSWSHGRFMEMRLHGALVGVAVTDVTTHGLSAVYTFFDPDQHDRSLGTYGILQQIQWAAREGLPHLYLGYWIRDHRKMDYKRRYRPLEAYDGRRWHEFDPALDGL; encoded by the coding sequence ATGGCCATCCACGCCGACCCCCGCGACGACCTCAGGCTGTTCCAGACCGGCACGCATCCCTGTGGCTACTGGCCCGACCGCCAGGCCCGCGACCTGGTACTGGATCCGCAGGACCCGCGGCTGGGCGTGGTGTATCCGATGGCGCTGGGCTGGGGCTTCCGTCGTTCCGGCGACCTGGTCTACCGGCCGCACTGCCCTTCGTGCAGCGCCTGCGTGCCGGTGCGCATCCCCGTGGCGCGGTTCATACCGGACCGCAGCCAGCGCCGCTGCCTGGCGCGCAATGCCGACATCGAATGCCGCATCGTTCCTGCCCAGCGTACCGACGAGCAGTTCGCGCTGTACCAGCGTTACCTGTCACAGCGCCATGCCGGCGGTGGCATGGACCAGCACGGCCCGCACGAGTTCGACCAGTTCCTGGTCGGCAGCTGGTCGCATGGGCGCTTCATGGAAATGCGCCTGCACGGCGCACTGGTCGGCGTGGCCGTCACCGACGTCACCACCCATGGGTTGTCAGCGGTCTACACGTTCTTCGATCCGGACCAGCACGACCGCTCGCTGGGGACTTACGGGATCCTGCAGCAGATCCAGTGGGCCGCGCGCGAGGGTCTGCCGCACCTCTACCTGGGCTACTGGATCCGCGACCACCGGAAGATGGACTACAAGCGGCGTTACCGCCCGCTGGAGGCCTACGACGGCCGCCGCTGGCATGAGTTCGATCCTGCGCTGGACGGCCTGTAG
- a CDS encoding EF-hand domain-containing protein — protein sequence MSQRTPMILLAMLLATSTGVAIAATQQAPEKSRAPRIDANNDGVIDRSEAAARPRLAERFDQLDVNKDGKLSREEMPRMRHHGGRFGHHGKGGPGGGFGMAGMDTDKDGRISAAEARAHFEKMDVNKDGYIDQADYKAMAEKRRAEWFARVDTDKDGKLSQAELDAAKAKFGERRGSGERAPGQAPAKR from the coding sequence ATGAGTCAACGCACCCCGATGATCCTGCTGGCCATGCTGCTGGCGACCTCCACCGGCGTCGCGATTGCCGCCACCCAGCAGGCCCCGGAAAAGTCCCGGGCGCCGCGCATCGATGCCAACAATGATGGCGTGATCGACCGCAGCGAAGCTGCTGCCCGTCCGCGCCTGGCCGAGCGTTTCGACCAGCTCGACGTCAACAAGGACGGCAAGCTCTCGCGCGAGGAGATGCCGCGCATGCGTCACCACGGTGGCCGCTTCGGCCACCACGGCAAGGGCGGTCCGGGTGGCGGCTTCGGCATGGCCGGCATGGACACCGACAAGGACGGCCGCATCAGTGCCGCCGAGGCGCGTGCCCACTTCGAGAAGATGGACGTCAACAAGGACGGCTACATCGACCAGGCCGATTACAAGGCAATGGCCGAAAAGCGTCGCGCCGAGTGGTTCGCCCGGGTCGATACCGACAAGGACGGCAAGCTGAGCCAGGCCGAGCTGGACGCGGCCAAGGCGAAGTTCGGCGAGCGTCGTGGTAGTGGCGAGCGCGCCCCCGGCCAGGCGCCGGCCAAGCGCTGA
- a CDS encoding DUF2007 domain-containing protein — MRQVFSSQRVETVEGVADLLRDAGIEVRISNGRSYHSKRKGQFSYLDKGDAQKYPAVWVIHADDQPRAREILRQARLLDTTRRDHPTAEFAFRDAPAQGSGRSWAWRIRIALLLVIAAVAMFVTLRHRNAPPPAAPAPQQAPVTVPQQADPQPEEEEVRVRIQPADPARR, encoded by the coding sequence ATGCGCCAGGTATTCAGCAGCCAACGCGTGGAAACGGTGGAGGGCGTGGCCGACCTGCTACGCGACGCGGGTATCGAGGTGCGCATCAGCAACGGCCGCTCGTACCACAGCAAGCGCAAGGGGCAGTTCAGCTACCTCGACAAGGGCGACGCGCAGAAGTACCCGGCGGTGTGGGTGATCCACGCCGACGACCAGCCGCGTGCACGCGAGATCCTGCGCCAGGCGCGGCTGCTCGACACCACGCGCCGCGACCACCCCACGGCCGAGTTCGCCTTCCGCGACGCGCCTGCCCAGGGCAGCGGCCGCAGCTGGGCCTGGCGCATCCGCATCGCACTGCTGCTGGTGATCGCCGCAGTGGCGATGTTCGTGACCCTGCGCCACCGCAACGCTCCGCCCCCGGCCGCGCCAGCACCTCAGCAGGCACCAGTGACGGTTCCGCAGCAGGCTGACCCACAGCCGGAAGAAGAGGAAGTCCGGGTCCGCATCCAGCCGGCCGATCCGGCGCGACGCTGA
- the tesB gene encoding acyl-CoA thioesterase II, producing MSAQHEPVVSELIDLLTLERLEDNLFRGQSRDIGTKYVFGGQVLGQALSAAQATVDNGRHVHSLHAYFLRAGNIDHPIVYDVDRTRDGGSFSVRRVTAIQHGKVIFFCAASFQDAETGAEHQHKMPEVPQPEDIEPNRPLPQDVLERLPIKVQRWLSRGGPFEFRHVYPRDELNPPKRPPYHQVWLRLTEPVGDRPELHQALLAYASDFHLLGTATFPHGISYYQPHVQMASLDHALWFHRPFRADDWLLYSLDSPSAQDSRGLARGQFFTRDGVLVASTAQEGLIRVVNNREAVTAVPAKD from the coding sequence TTGTCCGCACAGCACGAACCCGTTGTTTCCGAACTGATCGACCTGCTCACGCTGGAGCGGCTGGAGGACAACCTGTTCCGCGGCCAGAGCCGCGACATCGGCACCAAGTACGTGTTCGGTGGCCAGGTGCTCGGCCAGGCGCTGTCCGCCGCGCAGGCCACGGTCGACAACGGCCGCCACGTGCATTCGCTGCACGCCTACTTCCTGCGTGCCGGCAATATCGACCACCCCATCGTCTACGACGTGGACCGCACCCGTGACGGCGGCAGCTTCTCGGTTCGCCGGGTCACCGCGATCCAGCACGGCAAGGTGATCTTCTTCTGCGCGGCCTCCTTCCAGGACGCCGAAACCGGCGCCGAGCACCAGCACAAGATGCCCGAGGTGCCGCAGCCCGAAGACATCGAACCGAACCGGCCGTTGCCGCAGGACGTGCTGGAACGGCTGCCGATCAAGGTGCAGCGCTGGCTCTCGCGTGGCGGCCCGTTCGAGTTCCGCCACGTCTACCCGCGCGACGAACTCAACCCGCCCAAGCGCCCGCCCTACCACCAGGTGTGGTTGCGACTGACCGAGCCGGTCGGCGACAGGCCGGAACTGCACCAGGCGCTGCTGGCCTATGCTTCGGACTTCCACCTGCTGGGCACGGCCACCTTTCCGCACGGTATCAGCTACTACCAGCCGCACGTGCAGATGGCCTCGCTCGACCACGCGCTGTGGTTCCACCGCCCGTTCCGTGCCGACGACTGGCTGCTGTACTCGCTCGACAGCCCCAGCGCGCAGGATTCGCGCGGGTTGGCCCGTGGCCAGTTCTTCACCCGTGATGGCGTGCTGGTGGCCAGCACTGCACAGGAAGGCCTGATCCGGGTCGTCAACAACCGCGAGGCCGTCACCGCCGTGCCGGCAAAGGACTGA
- a CDS encoding enoyl-CoA hydratase/isomerase family protein translates to MTTRIEVINHGPIRELRLARPPVNALDTELCRALIAAVNHAMAEDVHGLVISGSERIFTAGMDVPHLLSHGEDKHGLLDSWQAFFGAVRTLAESRIPVVAALTGHAPAGGCVLALCCDYRIMARSVDPAQPYAIGLNEVQVGLVAPEGIQRLMRRAVGAHRAANLLARGEMVSAERALEIGLVDELADGPQVVARAIKWMESLLRLPRQPMLLTRAIARAELHESLQPDLIQIERFVDAWYAPDAQAALHALVARIGKA, encoded by the coding sequence ATGACCACACGCATCGAGGTGATCAACCACGGACCCATCCGCGAGCTCCGCCTGGCCCGCCCGCCGGTCAACGCGCTCGACACCGAGCTGTGCCGTGCCCTGATCGCCGCGGTAAACCACGCCATGGCCGAGGACGTGCACGGCCTGGTGATCTCCGGCAGCGAGCGCATCTTCACCGCGGGCATGGATGTGCCGCACCTGCTCTCGCATGGCGAGGACAAGCACGGGCTGCTGGACAGCTGGCAGGCGTTCTTCGGTGCGGTGCGCACCCTGGCCGAGTCGCGGATCCCGGTCGTGGCCGCGCTGACCGGCCATGCCCCGGCGGGCGGCTGCGTGCTGGCGCTGTGCTGCGACTACCGGATCATGGCGCGCAGCGTGGACCCGGCGCAGCCGTATGCCATCGGCCTGAACGAGGTGCAGGTCGGCCTGGTCGCGCCGGAAGGCATCCAGCGCCTGATGCGTCGCGCGGTCGGCGCGCATCGCGCGGCCAACCTGCTCGCCCGCGGCGAGATGGTCAGCGCCGAGCGGGCCCTGGAAATCGGCCTGGTCGACGAACTGGCCGATGGCCCGCAGGTCGTCGCCCGTGCCATCAAGTGGATGGAGTCGCTGCTGCGCCTGCCGCGCCAGCCGATGCTGCTGACCCGCGCCATCGCCCGCGCCGAGCTGCACGAATCCCTGCAGCCGGACCTGATCCAGATCGAGCGCTTCGTCGATGCCTGGTATGCGCCCGATGCACAGGCCGCACTGCACGCGCTGGTAGCCCGCATCGGCAAGGCCTGA
- a CDS encoding copper chaperone PCu(A)C: MITKPFGRVLFAVAAWLPLSVPAAGGTTPCLQMRKGWVRQPPHTAMPMAAGFGTLVNRCEAAQVVEGAASSLFAEVSLHETISDDGISRMRPIERLVVPARGEVTLAPGGLHLMLMRGGKPLVDGQPVPLELRLHDGTAVPVEMRAARSAP; this comes from the coding sequence ATGATAACCAAACCATTCGGGCGGGTACTGTTTGCCGTGGCCGCGTGGTTGCCGCTGTCCGTGCCTGCTGCCGGAGGCACGACGCCGTGCCTGCAGATGCGCAAGGGCTGGGTGCGGCAGCCGCCGCACACGGCGATGCCGATGGCCGCCGGCTTTGGCACGCTGGTCAATCGTTGCGAGGCCGCGCAGGTGGTGGAAGGTGCCGCGAGCAGCCTGTTCGCCGAGGTGTCGCTGCATGAAACCATCAGCGACGATGGGATCAGCCGGATGCGCCCGATCGAGCGGCTGGTGGTGCCGGCCCGGGGGGAAGTGACGCTGGCGCCCGGTGGCCTGCACCTGATGCTGATGCGCGGTGGCAAGCCCCTGGTCGATGGCCAGCCGGTGCCGCTGGAACTGCGCCTGCACGACGGCACGGCGGTACCGGTCGAGATGCGCGCGGCCAGGTCCGCGCCCTGA
- a CDS encoding thioesterase family protein, which translates to MSENTPKLLARVPITLRWRDMDAMGHVNNSKYISYLEEARVRWMLGVEGVSMSDRVAPVVANTNVNYRAPIVWPNDITVELYVERLGSSSVTIAHRIVDQKDPSVLYSDGNVVVVWIDTQTGRSAPLPDAVRAASV; encoded by the coding sequence ATGAGCGAGAACACCCCCAAGCTGCTGGCCCGCGTGCCGATCACCCTGCGCTGGCGCGACATGGACGCCATGGGCCACGTCAACAACTCCAAGTACATCTCCTACCTGGAAGAAGCGCGCGTGCGCTGGATGCTGGGCGTGGAAGGCGTGTCGATGAGCGACCGCGTCGCCCCGGTGGTGGCCAATACCAACGTCAACTACCGCGCGCCGATCGTGTGGCCCAACGACATCACCGTCGAGCTGTACGTCGAGCGCCTGGGCAGCTCCAGCGTCACCATCGCCCACCGCATCGTCGACCAGAAGGATCCGTCGGTGCTGTATTCGGACGGCAACGTCGTGGTGGTGTGGATCGACACCCAGACCGGCAGGAGCGCCCCGCTGCCGGACGCCGTGCGCGCGGCTTCGGTCTGA
- the uvrA gene encoding excinuclease ABC subunit UvrA: MAMDFIRIRGARTHNLKNLDLDLPRDKLIVITGLSGSGKSSLAFDTIYAEGQRRYVESLSAYARQFLSVMEKPDVDHIEGLSPAISIEQKSTSHNPRSTVGTITEIYDYLRLLYARVGTPRCPDHGYPLEAQTVSQMVDQVLALDPEQRYMLLAPVIRDRKGEHAQVFDQLRAQGFVRVRVDGELHEIDAVPPLALRVKHTIEAVIDRFRPREDLKQRLAESFETALKLGDGMASVQSLDNADAAPALFSSKYSCPVCDYSLPELEPRLFSFNAPMGACPGCDGLGMAEFFDPSRVVVHPELSLAAGAVRGWDRRNAYYFQLIASLAKHYRFDVDAAWNSLPGDVQQAVLYGSGEEAITFTYFTEAGGRTQRKHRFEGIIPNLERRYRETESAAVQEELGKYISERACPECKGARLNKAARNVFVAERALPELVVLPIDDALRFFRELSLPGWRGEIASKIVKEISERLGFLVDVGLDYLTLERKADTLSGGEAQRIRLASQIGAGLVGVMYVLDEPSIGLHQRDNERLLGTLTRLRDLGNTVIVVEHDEDAIRLADYVLDIGPGAGVHGGEICAQGTLQDILESPRSLTGQYLSGKRAIEIPARRHKPNPKMTLRLRGASGNNLKGVDLEIPSGLLTCVTGVSGSGKSTLINDTLFSLAANEINGSSHPVAPYREIDGLDLFDKVVDIDQSPIGRTPRSNPATYTGLFTPLRELFAQVPEARARGYSPGRFSFNVRGGRCEACQGDGLIKVEMHFLPDVYVPCDVCHGKRYNRETLDILYKGYNINDVLEMTVEDALKLFEPVPSIARKLETLVDVGLSYIKLGQSATTLSGGEAQRVKLSKELSRRDTGRTLYILDEPTTGLHFHDIEALLGVLHKLRDEGNTVVVIEHNLDVIKTADWIVDLGPEGGHRGGTILVSGTPEEVAAHPDSYTGQFLAKMLPSTSARPEQPAAVANKPDARPPRKAAKATKATKKSTRNKSE, translated from the coding sequence ATGGCGATGGATTTCATCCGCATCCGCGGCGCGCGGACGCACAACCTGAAGAACCTCGACCTCGACCTGCCCCGCGACAAGCTGATCGTGATCACCGGCCTGTCCGGCTCGGGCAAGTCGTCGCTGGCCTTCGACACCATCTACGCCGAGGGCCAGCGCCGCTACGTGGAATCGCTGTCGGCCTACGCCCGGCAGTTCCTGAGCGTGATGGAAAAGCCCGACGTGGACCACATCGAGGGCCTGTCCCCGGCGATCTCGATCGAACAGAAGTCGACCTCGCACAACCCGCGCTCGACCGTCGGCACGATCACCGAGATCTACGACTACCTGCGCCTGCTCTATGCCCGCGTCGGCACCCCGCGTTGCCCGGACCACGGCTACCCGCTGGAAGCGCAGACCGTCAGCCAGATGGTCGACCAGGTCCTGGCCCTGGACCCGGAGCAGCGCTACATGCTGCTGGCCCCGGTAATCCGTGACCGCAAGGGCGAGCACGCCCAGGTGTTCGACCAGCTGCGCGCGCAGGGCTTCGTGCGCGTGCGCGTGGACGGCGAGCTGCACGAGATCGATGCGGTGCCGCCGCTGGCGTTGCGCGTCAAGCACACCATCGAGGCGGTGATCGACCGTTTCCGCCCGCGCGAGGACCTCAAGCAGCGCCTGGCCGAAAGCTTCGAGACCGCGCTCAAGCTGGGCGATGGCATGGCCTCGGTGCAGTCGCTGGACAATGCCGACGCCGCGCCGGCCCTGTTCTCGTCCAAGTATTCCTGCCCGGTGTGCGACTACTCGCTGCCGGAGCTGGAGCCGCGCCTGTTCTCGTTCAACGCACCGATGGGCGCCTGTCCGGGCTGCGATGGCCTGGGCATGGCCGAATTCTTCGATCCCTCGCGCGTGGTGGTGCACCCGGAGCTGTCGCTGGCCGCCGGCGCGGTGCGCGGCTGGGACCGTCGCAACGCCTACTATTTCCAGCTCATCGCCTCGCTGGCCAAGCACTACAGGTTCGACGTGGATGCGGCGTGGAACTCGCTGCCGGGCGACGTGCAGCAGGCCGTGCTGTACGGCAGCGGCGAGGAGGCGATCACCTTCACCTACTTCACCGAGGCCGGTGGCCGCACCCAGCGCAAGCACCGCTTCGAGGGCATCATCCCGAACCTGGAGCGCCGCTACCGCGAGACCGAATCGGCCGCGGTGCAGGAAGAACTCGGCAAGTACATCAGCGAGCGCGCCTGCCCCGAGTGCAAGGGCGCGCGCCTGAACAAGGCCGCGCGCAACGTGTTCGTCGCCGAGCGTGCCCTGCCCGAGCTGGTGGTGCTGCCGATTGACGATGCGCTGCGGTTCTTCCGCGAGCTGAGCCTGCCGGGCTGGCGCGGCGAGATCGCGTCCAAGATTGTCAAGGAGATCAGCGAACGCCTGGGCTTCCTGGTCGACGTCGGCCTGGATTACCTGACCCTGGAACGCAAGGCCGACACCCTGTCCGGTGGCGAGGCCCAGCGCATCCGCCTGGCCAGCCAGATCGGCGCCGGCCTGGTCGGCGTGATGTACGTGCTCGACGAGCCGTCCATCGGCCTGCACCAGCGCGACAACGAGCGCCTGCTCGGCACCCTGACCCGCCTGCGCGACCTCGGCAATACGGTGATCGTGGTCGAGCACGACGAGGACGCGATCCGCCTGGCCGACTACGTGCTGGACATCGGACCCGGCGCCGGCGTGCACGGCGGCGAGATCTGCGCGCAGGGCACGCTGCAGGACATCCTGGAATCGCCGCGCTCGCTGACCGGCCAGTACCTGTCGGGCAAGCGCGCGATCGAGATCCCGGCGCGCCGGCACAAGCCAAACCCGAAGATGACCCTGCGCCTGCGCGGCGCCAGCGGCAACAACCTCAAGGGCGTGGACCTGGAGATTCCCTCGGGCCTGCTGACCTGCGTGACCGGCGTGTCCGGCTCGGGCAAGTCGACCCTGATCAACGACACCCTGTTCTCGCTGGCCGCCAACGAGATCAACGGCTCCTCGCACCCGGTCGCCCCGTACAGGGAAATCGACGGGCTGGACCTGTTCGACAAGGTCGTGGACATCGACCAGTCGCCGATCGGTCGCACCCCGCGCTCCAACCCGGCTACGTACACCGGCCTGTTCACCCCGCTGCGCGAGCTGTTCGCGCAGGTGCCCGAGGCACGCGCGCGCGGCTACTCGCCGGGCCGCTTCAGCTTCAACGTGCGCGGCGGCCGCTGCGAAGCCTGCCAGGGCGACGGCCTGATCAAGGTCGAGATGCACTTCCTGCCGGACGTTTACGTGCCGTGCGACGTCTGCCACGGCAAGCGCTACAACCGCGAGACGCTGGACATCCTCTACAAGGGCTACAACATCAACGACGTGCTGGAAATGACCGTCGAGGATGCACTGAAGCTGTTCGAGCCGGTGCCGTCGATCGCGCGCAAGCTCGAGACCCTGGTCGACGTCGGGCTGAGCTACATCAAGCTGGGCCAGAGCGCGACCACGCTGTCCGGCGGCGAGGCGCAGCGCGTCAAGCTGTCCAAGGAACTGAGCCGTCGCGACACCGGCCGCACCCTGTACATCCTCGACGAGCCGACCACCGGCCTGCACTTCCACGACATCGAGGCGCTGCTGGGCGTGCTGCACAAGCTGCGTGACGAAGGCAACACCGTGGTGGTGATCGAGCACAACCTGGACGTGATCAAGACCGCCGACTGGATCGTCGACCTGGGTCCGGAAGGCGGCCATCGCGGCGGCACCATCCTGGTCAGTGGCACCCCGGAGGAAGTGGCGGCGCACCCGGATTCGTACACCGGGCAGTTCCTGGCCAAGATGCTGCCCTCCACCAGCGCACGGCCCGAGCAGCCGGCCGCCGTGGCCAACAAGCCCGATGCCCGTCCGCCGCGCAAGGCTGCCAAGGCGACCAAGGCCACGAAGAAATCCACCCGCAACAAGAGCGAGTAA
- the rplU gene encoding 50S ribosomal protein L21 has protein sequence MYAVLVTGGKQYRVAQGETLRVEKLEAEAGSEIKFDNILMLGDSDGIKLGDALKGASVTAKVVAHGRADKVRIIKFRRRKHHMKRQGHRQHYTEIQITGIAG, from the coding sequence ATGTATGCAGTTCTGGTAACCGGCGGTAAGCAGTACCGCGTGGCGCAGGGCGAAACGCTCCGCGTGGAAAAGCTCGAAGCCGAGGCCGGCAGCGAGATCAAGTTCGACAACATCCTGATGCTGGGCGACAGCGACGGCATCAAGCTGGGCGATGCGCTGAAGGGCGCCTCGGTGACCGCCAAGGTCGTGGCCCACGGCCGCGCCGACAAGGTCCGGATCATCAAGTTCCGCCGCCGCAAGCACCACATGAAGCGGCAGGGCCATCGCCAGCACTACACCGAAATCCAAATCACCGGCATCGCCGGCTAA
- the rpmA gene encoding 50S ribosomal protein L27 — protein sequence MAHKKGVGSSRNGRDSNPKYLGVKIFGGQAIEAGNIIVRQRGTQFHPGSGVGLGRDHTLFALVDGKVEFSVKGPKKRRTVSVVAEA from the coding sequence ATGGCACATAAAAAGGGCGTAGGCTCCTCGCGCAACGGTCGCGATTCCAACCCGAAGTACCTGGGCGTCAAGATCTTCGGTGGCCAGGCCATCGAGGCTGGCAACATCATCGTCCGGCAGCGCGGCACCCAGTTCCACCCGGGTTCGGGCGTTGGCCTGGGCCGCGACCACACCCTGTTCGCGCTGGTCGATGGCAAGGTCGAGTTCTCGGTCAAGGGTCCGAAGAAGCGTCGTACCGTCAGCGTGGTCGCGGAAGCCTGA
- the obgE gene encoding GTPase ObgE, with translation MKLVDEAEIQVIAGNGGNGCVGFRREKFIPLGGPDGGDGGAGGSVWIRADENLNTLVDFRHDRIFKAQRGENGMGRQMYGKAGEDLVITVPVGTVVINVDTDEVIGDLTNHGDRLLVAKGGKGGLGNMHFKSSVNRAPRQALPGEEGEERTLKLELKLLADVGLLGFPNAGKSTLIRAVSAATPKVADYPFTTLYPNLGVVKVENYRSFVIADVPGLIEGAADGAGLGTQFLRHLQRTRLLLHLVDISPMEGGVEGVSPVEQVRAIERELEKHDPELLEKPRWLVLNKADLMFEDEAKAAAEQVIAELGWTGPWYLVSALGREGTWPIMKDVMAFFDRQREEEAEARDAAGA, from the coding sequence ATGAAACTTGTAGACGAAGCAGAAATCCAGGTCATCGCCGGCAATGGCGGCAACGGCTGCGTCGGCTTCCGTCGCGAAAAGTTCATCCCGCTGGGCGGGCCGGACGGCGGCGACGGTGGTGCCGGCGGTAGCGTGTGGATCCGCGCCGATGAGAACCTCAATACCCTGGTGGACTTCCGCCACGACCGCATCTTCAAGGCGCAGCGTGGCGAGAACGGCATGGGCCGGCAGATGTACGGCAAGGCCGGCGAGGACCTGGTCATCACCGTGCCGGTCGGCACCGTGGTCATCAACGTCGATACCGACGAGGTGATCGGCGACCTCACCAACCATGGCGACCGCCTGCTGGTGGCCAAGGGTGGCAAGGGTGGCCTGGGCAACATGCACTTCAAGAGCTCGGTCAACCGGGCCCCGCGCCAGGCGCTGCCGGGCGAGGAAGGCGAGGAGCGCACGCTCAAGCTCGAGCTCAAGCTGCTGGCCGACGTCGGCCTGCTGGGCTTCCCCAATGCCGGCAAGAGCACCCTGATCCGCGCCGTGTCCGCGGCCACCCCCAAGGTGGCCGATTACCCGTTCACCACGCTGTACCCGAACCTGGGTGTGGTGAAGGTGGAGAACTACCGCAGCTTCGTGATTGCCGACGTCCCCGGCCTGATCGAGGGCGCGGCCGATGGCGCCGGGCTGGGTACCCAGTTCCTGCGCCACCTGCAGCGCACCCGCCTGCTGCTGCACCTCGTGGATATCTCGCCGATGGAAGGTGGCGTGGAGGGCGTGTCGCCGGTCGAGCAGGTGCGTGCGATCGAGCGCGAGCTGGAAAAGCACGATCCGGAGCTGCTGGAGAAGCCGCGCTGGCTGGTGCTGAACAAAGCCGACCTGATGTTCGAGGACGAGGCGAAGGCCGCAGCCGAGCAGGTCATTGCCGAGCTCGGCTGGACCGGTCCGTGGTACCTGGTGTCGGCGTTGGGCCGTGAAGGCACCTGGCCGATCATGAAGGACGTGATGGCCTTCTTTGACCGCCAGCGCGAGGAAGAAGCCGAGGCCCGCGACGCCGCGGGCGCCTGA